Proteins encoded in a region of the Maniola jurtina chromosome 12, ilManJurt1.1, whole genome shotgun sequence genome:
- the LOC123870402 gene encoding uncharacterized protein LOC123870402 — protein sequence MSLIKLLKSSKLFKKDVITFLIIKRYDLGVIDDKLHYIAVKPSASVSQLRHKVWHLLDLPDYCEEIIILKTEKDHEIPLTELRKGNNPQHPYVMEVWLPGKKSCSTSIHNNMLTMGDKKTLNGVPQENLKSNNCIFEEAANQEMNEKSFGTEISRTTILYNTKALNKLRVMEQDSNQKLPGTEYKKSELSCKMSSSSIFFKLHGRKSRDNFVNILLKIQNDLTTLGNKLSDLENRIHV from the exons ATGTCTCTCATAAAGCTTCTCAAATCGTCCAAATTGTTCAAGAAAGACGTTATCACATTTCTGATCATAAAACGATATGATCTTGGCG TAATTGACGACAAACTTCATTACATAGCCGTGAAGCCGTCAGCGTCAGTATCCCAACTTCGACATAAAGTGTGGCACCTCCTCGACCTTCCAGACTATTGTGAAGAGATCATCATACTGAAAACTGAGAAAGACCATGAAATACCACTAACTGAACTCCGTAAAGGCAACAATCCGCAACATCCTTACGTTATGGAGGTTTGGTTACCAGGGAAGAAGAGTT GTTCAACGTCAATACATAACAACATGCTGACGATGGGAGACAAGAAAACCTTAAACGGTGTACCACAAGAGAATCTGAAATCAAACAATTGTATTTTCGAAGAGGCAGCTAACCAAGAAATGAACGAAAAATCTTTTGGGACCGAAATTT cgCGCACGACTATTCTATACAACACCAAAGCCCTTAACAAGTTACGCGTGATGGAGCAGGACAGCAATCAGAAGCTCCCAGGCACGGAATACAAAAAATCGGAACTCTCCTGCAAAATGTCGTCATCGTCGATATTTTTCAAACTTCACGGAAGAAAGAGTCGAGACAACTTCGTGAACATTCTGCTCAAAATACAAAACGATTTGACAACTTTAGGCAATAAACTGTCTGATTTGGAAAATCGGATACACGTTTGA
- the LOC123870398 gene encoding aarF domain-containing kinase 1: MMSRNLRKIIKLSLFSGVTIGSGFVALKYHDADSLAIVRLSRTAYTAVDIGRTYQSMLYSKEWDKSSKEYMQLKSEAHQIGAEKLLKLCRANKGVYIKVGQHVGALDYLLPNEYVQTMRILHKDAPKNTVEELYTVIREDLKQDPEELFEEFDPEPLGTASLAQVHRAKLKDGSEVAVKVQHHFVRKNTKLDLKWMEFIINTMSRVFPDFQMQWLIEETKKNIAKELDFLQEGKNAEMVSELFKNYTWLKVPKIYWDYSTERVLVMEYVNGGQVNDVNYIDKHKISRPDLCTKLGDLYSHMIFVTGFVHSDPHPGNILVKKDPQDKDVTVYLLDHGLYAKLSEKFRYHYSKLWLGIIARDREQMRVHAEQLGIGSDLYGLFACMVTGRPWDVIIKGIDRTKPSSVEKSTFQNELPNFLYHVTQCLEHVDRQALLVLKTNDLIRSIEYTLGMQERMCGFMVMTKCCTESIYKLELKNTKSLLKRQYLNTKYVWSLFVLYIYGIYLSLRMNLNISS, from the exons ATGATGTCAAGAAATTTGCgtaaaatcattaaattatCGCTGTTTAGTGGCGTAACCATTGGAAGCGGTTTTGTGGCTCTGAAATATCATGATGCTGATTCCTTGGCGATAGTGAGACTCAGTAGGACCGCATACACTGCCGTGGACATTGGGAGAACTTACCAGTCTATGTTGTACAGCAAGGAATGGGACAAAAGTTCCAAAGAGTATATGCAACTCAAAAGTGAAGCTCACCAAATTGGGGCAGAGAAATTGCTTAAATTATGCAGGGCCAACAAAGGTGTGTATATCAAAGTTGGCCAGCACGTTGGCGCTCTTGACTACTTGCTACCCAATGAGTACGTGCAGACAATGCGTATTTTACATAAAGATGCTCCTAAGAATACTGTTGAAGAATTGTACACTGTTATAAGGGAGGATCTGAAACAGGAT CCTGAAGAATTGTTTGAAGAATTTGACCCTGAGCCGTTAGGGACTGCCTCCCTCGCACAAGTTCACAGGGCAAAGTTAAAAGATGGATCTGAAGTAGCTGTTAAAGTACAGCACCATTTCGTGAGAAAGAATACAAAGTTAGACTTAAAATGGATGGAATTCATCATAAATACAATGTCAAGAGTGTTCCCAGACTTCCAAATGCAATGGCTGATTGAggaaacgaaaaaaaatattgcaaaggAATTGGATTTCTTGCAAGAGGGCAAAAATGCTGAGATGGTTTCAGAGTTGTTCAAAAATTACACATGGCTCAAAGTGCCCAAGATCTATTGGGATTACAGTACAGAAAGGGTTCTAGTGATGGAGTATGTCAATGGAGGGCAGGTCAATGATGTGAACTACATAGAT AAACACAAAATAAGCAGGCCTGACTTGTGTACAAAGTTAGGTGACCTGTACTCGCACATGATATTTGTGACTGGCTTCGTACACAGTGACCCGCACCCCGGGAACATCCTAGTGAAGAAGGATCCTCAAGACAAAGATGTCACCGTTTATTTACTGGACCATGGTTTGTATGCA AAATTATCAGAAAAGTTTCGCTACCACTATTCGAAACTATGGCTCGGCATTATAGCCAGAGATAGAGAACAAATGAGGGTGCATGCAGAACAGTTGGGTATTGGGAGTGACCTGTATGGACTGTTTGCTTGTATGGTCACAGGCAGGCCATGGGatgtgataataaaaggcatCGATAGAACCAAGCCGTCATCTGTGGAG AAATCAACATTCCAAAATGAGTTACCAAACTTCTTATACCATGTGACTCAGTGTCTTGAGCACGTCGACCGACAAGCGTTGCTCGTACTGAAGACAAACGATTTGATCAGGAGCATAGAATATACTCTGGGCATGCAGGAGAGGATGTGTGGCTTCATGGTGATGACCAAGTGTTGTACGGAGAGCATATACAAGCTGGAATTGAAG aACACGAAGTCACTACTAAAGAGACAGTATCTCAACACAAAGTACGTGTGGTCATTGTTTGTGCTTTACATTTACGGGATCTATTTGTCATTGAGGatgaatttaaatatttctaGCTAG
- the LOC123870404 gene encoding 60S ribosomal protein L18a: MKAKGELKEYEVIGRKLPSDKEEKPPLYKMRIFSPDPIVAKSRFWYFLRQLKKFKKTTGEIVSIKEIPEKSPIKIKNFGIWLRYESRSGVHNMYREYRDLSVGGAVTQCYRDMGARHRARAHSIQIIKVEIIKAAACRRPQVKQFHNSGIKFPLPKRVHHYKRLNKFAYKRPSTYFL; the protein is encoded by the exons ATGAAGGCTAAAGGAGag TTGAAGGAATACGAGGTGATCGGGCGCAAGCTCCCCTCAGACAAAGAGGAGAAGCCACCTCTATACAAAATGAGGATTTTCTCTCCAGATCCCATCGTTGCTAAGTCCCGCTTTTGGTACTTCTTACGGCAACTGAAGAAGTTCAAGAAGACCACTGGTGAAATTGTATCTATTAAG GAAATTCCTGAAAAGAGCCCAATCAAGATCAAGAACTTCGGCATCTGGCTGCGCTACGAGTCGCGCTCGGGCGTGCACAACATGTACCGCGAGTACCGCGACCTGAGCGTGGGCGGCGCCGTCACGCAGTGCTATCGCGACATGGGCGCCAGGCACAGGGCGCGCGCGCACTCCATACAG ATCATCAAAGTGGAGATAATCAAGGCAGCCGCGTGCCGCCGGCCGCAGGTGAAGCAGTTCCACAACAGCGGCATCAAGTTCCCGCTGCCCAAGCGCGTGCACCACTACAAGCGCCTCAACAAATTCGCCTACAAGAGGCCCAGCACGTACTTCTTGTAA